The following proteins come from a genomic window of Maribacter sp. HTCC2170:
- the hemW gene encoding radical SAM family heme chaperone HemW translates to MSGIYIHIPFCKQACHYCDFHFSTSLKKKAQMVAALKKELMLRQEKLAGEIIETIYFGGGTPSVLDINEINDLIKTVYSNYEVVENPEITLEANPDDLSMNKIIELSQSPINRLSIGIQSFFEEDLLLMNRAHNAKEAEECITEATKYFDNISIDLIYGIPNMTNERWLQNIEKALSYNIPHISSYALTVEPKTALANFIQKGKMSPLDEELAQEHFQMLYEVLTINGYDCYEISNFGKPGYYSKNNTAYWLGKTYLGIGPSAHSYDGRRRSWNVSNNPKYLKSIESGQLPSEVEELSLNDKYNEYIMTGLRTSWGVSLQRISQEFGKERLNYLTRQSEQYLDQQLLVLKEDQLIATKKGKFLVDGIASDLFVVNLD, encoded by the coding sequence ATGTCCGGAATTTATATTCACATTCCATTTTGCAAGCAAGCATGTCACTACTGTGATTTTCATTTTTCGACCAGTTTGAAGAAGAAAGCACAGATGGTCGCTGCGTTGAAAAAAGAACTGATGCTGCGACAGGAAAAGTTAGCGGGTGAAATCATAGAGACTATTTATTTTGGGGGTGGAACCCCATCTGTTTTAGATATAAATGAAATAAATGATTTGATTAAAACAGTGTATTCAAATTATGAAGTTGTTGAAAATCCAGAAATAACCTTAGAGGCCAATCCAGACGATTTGTCAATGAACAAAATCATTGAATTGTCCCAAAGCCCCATTAACCGATTGAGTATAGGCATTCAATCTTTTTTTGAAGAGGATTTGCTACTAATGAACCGTGCCCATAATGCTAAAGAAGCAGAGGAGTGCATAACGGAAGCCACTAAGTATTTTGATAATATTTCCATAGATCTTATTTATGGAATTCCTAATATGACCAATGAAAGGTGGTTGCAAAATATTGAAAAAGCCCTGTCATATAATATTCCCCATATATCAAGCTATGCACTGACAGTTGAACCTAAAACCGCGTTGGCCAATTTTATACAAAAGGGGAAAATGTCACCATTGGATGAAGAACTTGCCCAAGAACATTTTCAGATGCTTTACGAGGTTTTGACCATTAATGGCTATGATTGCTATGAAATTTCCAATTTTGGAAAGCCAGGGTATTATTCGAAAAACAATACAGCATATTGGCTTGGTAAAACATATTTGGGGATTGGCCCTTCTGCTCATTCTTATGATGGAAGAAGAAGAAGCTGGAATGTAAGTAACAATCCTAAGTACCTGAAATCTATTGAGTCTGGACAGTTGCCTTCAGAAGTTGAAGAGCTTTCCCTGAATGACAAATACAATGAATATATAATGACAGGTTTGCGTACCAGTTGGGGTGTTTCACTTCAGCGAATCAGTCAGGAATTTGGTAAAGAGCGTTTAAATTATCTAACGAGGCAATCAGAGCAATATTTGGATCAGCAATTGTTAGTACTCAAAGAAGATCAATTAATAGCAACAAAAAAAGGAAAGTTTTTAGTTGATGGGATTGCTTCAGATCTTTTTGTGGTAAATTTAGATTAA
- a CDS encoding MmcQ/YjbR family DNA-binding protein codes for MHIEEFRDYCISKKGITEEFPFDEHTLVFKVMGKMFALVGLERLPAQVNLKCDPERAITLREEYDGEIIPGYHMSKVHWNTIMLGNLPPKLIIELVDHSYDLVVSKFTKKLRSEFDALD; via the coding sequence ATGCATATTGAGGAATTCAGGGATTATTGTATATCTAAAAAAGGAATAACTGAGGAGTTTCCTTTTGATGAGCATACCTTGGTCTTTAAAGTTATGGGTAAAATGTTCGCGTTGGTTGGCTTGGAACGCCTTCCTGCACAGGTCAATTTAAAATGTGACCCGGAAAGGGCGATTACATTAAGAGAGGAATATGATGGAGAAATAATACCAGGGTATCATATGAGCAAAGTCCACTGGAATACCATTATGCTGGGTAATCTTCCGCCAAAACTGATTATAGAACTTGTTGATCATTCCTACGACTTGGTTGTGTCTAAATTCACTAAAAAACTAAGGTCAGAGTTTGACGCTCTGGATTAA
- a CDS encoding DUF4260 domain-containing protein, with translation MKLLIKLEEVMMLVLGIFMFGLLGYQWWWFLVLILAPDIGMVGYLFGNKVGAISYNLFHHKGLAILIYFIGMYFSMPICQLAGIILFSHASLDRALGYGLKFEKGFKFTHLGEIGKKHG, from the coding sequence ATGAAGTTATTGATAAAGTTGGAGGAGGTAATGATGTTGGTTCTTGGAATCTTCATGTTTGGTCTATTGGGATATCAATGGTGGTGGTTTTTAGTGCTAATACTGGCCCCTGATATAGGTATGGTCGGTTATCTGTTCGGAAATAAAGTTGGTGCTATATCCTATAATTTATTTCATCATAAAGGGTTGGCCATTCTCATTTATTTTATTGGAATGTATTTTTCCATGCCGATATGCCAATTAGCTGGAATTATATTATTTTCACATGCTTCATTGGACAGGGCTCTTGGTTATGGTTTAAAATTTGAAAAGGGTTTCAAATTCACCCACTTGGGCGAAATAGGAAAAAAGCATGGATAG
- a CDS encoding response regulator — MNILFIEDDNIETMKLQRTVSKLQLKHNIIEAKNGEEALGILKSDAELPDFILLDLNMPRMSGIEFLRILKEDDRLKYLPTIILTTSENRTDLLECYRIGIAGYVIKPLKYEDYESKLQKVLAYWDINELVKA, encoded by the coding sequence ATGAACATTCTATTTATTGAAGATGATAATATTGAAACGATGAAGCTTCAAAGAACGGTTTCAAAATTGCAATTAAAACATAATATAATTGAAGCAAAAAATGGCGAGGAGGCCTTGGGGATTTTGAAATCAGATGCCGAATTGCCTGACTTTATTTTGTTGGATTTGAATATGCCAAGAATGAGTGGTATAGAATTTCTTCGAATTCTTAAGGAAGATGACAGGCTAAAATACCTTCCAACCATTATCCTAACTACATCGGAAAACAGAACCGATTTATTGGAATGCTATAGAATCGGGATAGCAGGTTATGTCATCAAGCCACTTAAATATGAAGATTATGAGTCCAAATTACAAAAGGTCTTAGCCTATTGGGACATCAACGAACTGGTGAAAGCCTAA
- a CDS encoding MutS-related protein produces the protein MQDFKSFYTKQITAYKSDLSKIKKQLYASSMLRLLAFCFTILGVYFAFGNTRIVWAIIVVAIVLFVFLVSRHSDLQYKRDRLKALLKINQTEIDVIDRKFHHLSNGEEYKNPNHFYCQDIDLFGRGSFYQYANRTALKQGSEVFSLVLLENSIENILGKQEAIQELGKMPKWRQEFSAVASLTKTETSTKSITKWLGAYTPFIPGSMKYVPAVFSVASLAVITLYFLNLLPELALILWLVIGLGIVGIFTKKITKLASDTSKIQSTFEQYNKLLTILEETEFKSQILRKKRERVITNDQKTSKVLKEFSGLLSSLDQNNNVIYLVFGNGFFLRSLYTCFQIEKWIKAHSSAVEEWFNVIAFFDAYNSLGNFAFNHPKYSFPEISDNNITLKSSDAGHPLLDPKKSVVNDFEIDAEQFLIITGANMAGKSTFLRTVSLQIVMANVGLPVCASKAEYAPIKLITSMRTADSLTDDESYFFSELKRLKFIVDEIQKDRYFIVLDEILKGTNSTDKAKGSRKFVEKLVVSKSTGIIATHDLSLCEAADELPQVKNYFFDAEIIDDELHFDYKFKKGICQNMNASFLLKKMDIV, from the coding sequence ATGCAGGATTTTAAAAGTTTCTATACCAAGCAAATCACGGCTTATAAAAGCGATTTGTCTAAAATCAAAAAGCAGCTCTATGCGTCAAGTATGCTTAGGCTTCTTGCTTTTTGTTTCACAATCCTTGGGGTGTATTTTGCTTTTGGAAATACAAGGATTGTTTGGGCAATTATTGTCGTGGCCATTGTGCTTTTTGTGTTTTTGGTCTCAAGACATTCAGATTTACAGTATAAAAGAGACCGGTTAAAAGCACTCTTAAAAATTAATCAGACTGAGATTGATGTAATTGACCGAAAATTTCATCATTTATCTAATGGAGAGGAATACAAAAATCCCAATCATTTTTATTGTCAAGATATAGATTTGTTTGGTCGGGGCTCATTCTACCAGTATGCAAATAGGACAGCTTTAAAACAGGGGAGTGAGGTATTTTCATTGGTATTACTTGAGAATTCTATTGAGAATATTCTGGGAAAGCAAGAAGCAATCCAAGAGTTGGGAAAGATGCCCAAATGGCGACAGGAATTTTCGGCAGTTGCCTCCTTGACCAAGACAGAGACATCCACGAAATCAATAACGAAATGGTTAGGTGCCTATACGCCATTTATCCCAGGTTCAATGAAGTATGTGCCAGCTGTTTTTTCGGTTGCTTCATTGGCAGTCATTACACTTTATTTTCTCAATTTATTGCCAGAATTAGCACTGATTTTATGGCTTGTCATAGGATTGGGAATTGTAGGGATTTTCACAAAGAAAATCACAAAGTTGGCCTCGGATACGTCTAAAATCCAGAGCACTTTTGAGCAGTACAATAAGCTATTGACCATTCTTGAAGAAACAGAATTCAAGTCTCAAATTTTAAGAAAAAAGAGAGAACGGGTCATTACTAATGATCAGAAAACATCAAAAGTCCTTAAAGAGTTTTCAGGACTCTTAAGCAGCCTTGATCAAAACAATAATGTCATTTATCTCGTTTTTGGCAACGGCTTTTTTCTCAGAAGTCTTTACACTTGTTTTCAAATAGAGAAATGGATAAAAGCACATTCGAGTGCAGTTGAAGAATGGTTTAATGTAATAGCATTTTTTGATGCGTATAATAGCTTAGGAAATTTTGCCTTCAACCATCCTAAATATTCATTTCCTGAAATATCGGACAACAATATCACATTAAAATCTTCTGATGCTGGGCATCCACTATTAGATCCAAAGAAAAGTGTTGTGAATGATTTTGAAATAGATGCTGAACAATTTTTGATTATTACGGGAGCCAACATGGCGGGTAAAAGCACGTTTTTACGAACGGTGTCATTGCAAATTGTAATGGCAAATGTGGGATTGCCGGTATGCGCATCCAAAGCAGAATATGCTCCCATAAAATTAATTACAAGTATGCGAACTGCTGATTCTTTGACTGACGATGAGTCGTATTTCTTTTCGGAGTTAAAGCGCTTGAAATTCATCGTAGATGAAATTCAAAAAGACCGCTATTTCATTGTTTTGGATGAAATCCTAAAGGGCACTAATAGTACTGATAAAGCCAAAGGTTCGAGAAAGTTCGTAGAAAAATTAGTTGTCTCAAAATCTACGGGAATCATTGCAACGCATGACCTTAGTTTATGTGAAGCGGCCGATGAGTTACCTCAAGTGAAGAACTACTTTTTTGATGCTGAGATTATAGATGATGAGCTGCATTTTGATTATAAATTCAAAAAAGGAATCTGTCAAAATATGAATGCCTCTTTCTTATTGAAAAAAATGGATATAGTCTAG
- the ruvC gene encoding crossover junction endodeoxyribonuclease RuvC, whose amino-acid sequence MSNEKIILGIDPGTTIMGFGIIKVVNKQMKFVQMNELLLQKYKDPYTKLKLIFERTIELIDTYHPDEIAIEAPFFGKNVQSMLKLGRAQGVAMAAGLSREIPITEYLPKKIKMAITGNGNASKEQVAKMLQSTLGLKSLPKNLDSTDGLAAAVCHFYNQGRVEVGKNYSGWDAFVKQNQARVKK is encoded by the coding sequence TTGTCCAACGAGAAAATAATATTGGGAATTGATCCGGGAACTACCATCATGGGTTTTGGTATCATTAAAGTGGTGAATAAGCAGATGAAATTTGTTCAGATGAACGAACTTTTACTTCAAAAATATAAAGACCCCTATACCAAACTGAAACTTATTTTTGAACGTACCATTGAATTGATCGATACGTATCACCCAGATGAAATAGCCATTGAAGCACCCTTTTTCGGTAAAAATGTACAGTCAATGTTAAAATTGGGAAGAGCCCAAGGTGTTGCCATGGCGGCCGGACTCTCTCGGGAAATACCAATAACTGAATATCTTCCTAAAAAAATTAAAATGGCGATTACAGGTAATGGAAACGCCAGCAAGGAGCAAGTGGCAAAAATGCTGCAAAGCACACTTGGTTTAAAATCTTTGCCCAAAAACCTTGATAGTACAGATGGTTTAGCTGCTGCGGTATGTCATTTTTATAATCAGGGAAGAGTGGAAGTTGGTAAGAACTATTCTGGTTGGGATGCTTTTGTAAAACAGAACCAAGCAAGAGTTAAGAAGTAA
- a CDS encoding DUF4230 domain-containing protein yields MDSIVEIFLGLVLGAILMYWLFSLFGKKKSKELTEHQSTVLLEKIKSVCKLISVEGDFAEIYKYENTKEHFMSLVSSKKKALIVINAKAQIGYDLQKIFMHADNEKKKIILSNFPEPEVISIEPELEFYDIQNGLFNTFTPNDLTSLNKEAKKHILEKIPESGLMDTARREALEAVLLIEKIVETIGWRLDYSALEIDEKQKKLLDL; encoded by the coding sequence ATGGATAGTATTGTTGAGATTTTTTTGGGATTGGTTCTTGGTGCCATACTTATGTATTGGCTTTTTTCCTTATTCGGTAAAAAGAAAAGTAAGGAACTTACAGAGCATCAATCAACAGTGCTTTTAGAAAAAATAAAAAGTGTCTGTAAATTGATTTCTGTCGAAGGGGATTTTGCTGAAATTTATAAATATGAGAACACCAAAGAACATTTTATGAGTTTGGTGAGCAGTAAAAAGAAAGCGCTGATTGTTATCAATGCAAAGGCTCAAATAGGGTATGATCTTCAAAAAATATTCATGCACGCAGACAACGAAAAAAAGAAGATTATTCTATCTAATTTCCCTGAACCAGAAGTAATATCCATTGAGCCAGAATTGGAGTTCTATGATATTCAGAACGGGTTATTCAATACGTTTACACCCAATGACCTTACCTCTTTGAATAAAGAGGCGAAGAAGCATATCTTGGAAAAAATTCCTGAAAGCGGATTAATGGATACAGCAAGGCGAGAGGCTTTGGAAGCGGTTTTACTTATTGAGAAAATCGTTGAGACCATTGGATGGAGATTGGATTATTCGGCCTTGGAAATAGACGAAAAACAAAAGAAACTATTGGATTTATGA
- a CDS encoding Dabb family protein, producing the protein MKKIFCAVLILTFTIAGYGQTENTMKEFDANFAHTVYFWLENPDKKEDRVAFETSLKKFLNNSGYAKTKFIGYPPKASRDVVDGSFTYSLIVTFESAEAQKNYQDEAPHKLFIEESSHLWTKVIVYDSTTI; encoded by the coding sequence ATGAAAAAGATATTTTGCGCAGTATTAATTTTAACTTTTACCATTGCCGGTTACGGCCAAACAGAAAATACCATGAAAGAATTTGATGCCAATTTTGCACATACCGTTTATTTTTGGTTGGAAAATCCAGATAAGAAGGAGGACCGTGTAGCCTTCGAAACTTCCCTCAAGAAGTTTTTAAACAATTCGGGTTACGCAAAAACAAAGTTTATCGGATATCCTCCGAAAGCTAGTAGAGATGTTGTTGATGGATCCTTCACCTATTCATTGATTGTTACTTTCGAATCGGCTGAGGCTCAAAAGAATTATCAAGATGAGGCACCTCATAAATTGTTTATTGAGGAATCTAGCCATTTATGGACAAAGGTTATTGTTTATGATTCAACAACAATCTAA
- a CDS encoding cyclase family protein, translating into MKATIKVNNRNHTIDLSRALDISIPMKGGESDVNAWYIDHSKIEPHTEGEFVGAVSKGAVVNFNDIWFNPHSHGTHTECVGHITEEFHSVNKNLKNYFFLAEVITIAPEKFHDDFVISKKQLQYAFGNKKRDAVIIRTLPNLRDKTSKQYSNTNPPYLLEEAAQFLVNKGVEHLLVDLPSVDREKDNGELLAHRAFWNVGGKMRKNATITEFIYVSNKIDDGTYFLNLQMAPFENDASPSRPVLYEIEK; encoded by the coding sequence ATGAAAGCTACGATTAAAGTAAACAACCGAAACCATACTATAGATTTGTCAAGGGCATTGGATATTTCAATACCAATGAAAGGCGGAGAATCTGATGTTAATGCTTGGTATATTGATCATTCGAAAATTGAGCCCCATACCGAGGGTGAATTTGTTGGAGCTGTTTCAAAAGGTGCAGTTGTCAATTTCAATGATATTTGGTTCAATCCTCATTCCCATGGTACTCATACCGAATGCGTAGGCCATATAACAGAAGAGTTCCATTCTGTGAACAAGAACTTAAAAAACTATTTCTTTTTGGCTGAGGTGATTACAATTGCCCCGGAGAAATTTCATGATGATTTCGTAATATCAAAGAAACAGTTGCAGTATGCCTTCGGTAATAAAAAGCGAGATGCAGTAATCATTAGGACACTGCCCAATCTTAGGGATAAAACGTCAAAACAATACTCAAATACAAATCCGCCGTATTTATTGGAAGAGGCTGCACAGTTTTTAGTCAATAAGGGTGTTGAACATTTGTTAGTTGATTTGCCTTCAGTTGATAGGGAGAAAGATAATGGTGAACTTTTGGCACATAGGGCATTTTGGAATGTTGGTGGGAAAATGCGTAAAAATGCCACGATCACTGAATTCATATACGTATCGAACAAAATAGATGATGGCACCTATTTTTTGAATTTGCAGATGGCCCCATTTGAAAATGATGCATCGCCCAGTAGGCCTGTTCTATACGAAATTGAAAAATAA
- a CDS encoding S41 family peptidase has protein sequence MKSVTLILLVLIGSTVHGQIVNRYNLDFEQFDSKEGMSEGWFKWSDYEVFTDTVSHSGRFAGKIISDNKGVEGRLVYVIPGNYIGKTIQLEGYMKIKNVEGGFAGLLMRIDVEKFGLHGMNGGFENMQYQNIKGTKDWKKYTITLPYPEGAEQIYVGGILSGQGEAWFDDFSLKMDGQNMQIMKEKEEMIATGYLDNEFDLGSKVQFPMLNESKLTNLQLLGKIWGFLKYYHPEVGKGNYNWDYELFRVLPEYFEVKTTLERNQLLLKWINNYGEFPQHQDSKRASSNVLQKPDLTWIDSNGLNSELQILLKEIYQNRFQGEHFYVGTFPRIGNPEFKNEKPYYEMPYPDEGFRLLTLFKYWNIVNYFSPNKHLTDKNWDEVLTEYIPKFIDSKNELEYELTTLKLIGEISDSHARIGLGGQKINDLRGNYYPPFEVRFIQGKLVVTNYHNPELIKESGLEIGDVITHIQERAVESVIDSLKPYYPASNDAARMRDISLDILRSREKNLSIGYISEDKKIQEVIKLFPKDSLDIVRWDVSDGKPSHKFIDDNIGYITLRSLEKKDIENIKTKFRNTKGIIIDIRNYPNTFVPYSLGPYFVSSTRPFVKLTAANIDNPGEICFVKELEVPKSNDAYSGKLIVLVNEYSQSQSEFTCMALRVGDNTTIVGSTTAGADGNVSSISLPGGISTRISGMGIYYPDGTETQRVGIEPDVESKPTIQGIKNGRDEVLEKAIELINE, from the coding sequence ATGAAATCTGTAACGCTCATATTGTTAGTATTAATTGGCTCAACCGTTCATGGACAAATAGTAAATAGGTATAATCTGGATTTTGAACAGTTTGATTCGAAAGAAGGGATGTCTGAAGGTTGGTTCAAGTGGTCGGACTATGAAGTGTTTACCGATACAGTAAGTCATTCAGGAAGGTTTGCGGGAAAAATCATATCTGATAATAAAGGAGTTGAGGGTAGATTAGTATATGTTATACCAGGAAATTATATTGGTAAAACCATTCAACTTGAGGGCTACATGAAAATTAAGAATGTTGAGGGAGGGTTTGCAGGATTATTGATGCGAATCGATGTTGAAAAATTTGGGCTTCATGGTATGAACGGAGGGTTTGAAAACATGCAATATCAAAATATCAAAGGCACAAAAGATTGGAAAAAATATACAATTACACTTCCATATCCCGAAGGGGCTGAACAGATTTATGTTGGGGGAATATTATCAGGTCAAGGCGAAGCCTGGTTTGATGATTTTTCACTTAAAATGGACGGCCAAAATATGCAGATTATGAAAGAGAAAGAGGAAATGATTGCAACAGGGTATTTGGACAATGAATTTGACTTAGGTTCTAAAGTGCAATTTCCTATGCTCAATGAATCTAAATTGACTAATCTCCAGTTATTGGGTAAGATTTGGGGGTTTTTAAAGTACTATCACCCAGAAGTGGGTAAAGGAAACTATAATTGGGATTATGAATTATTTAGAGTATTACCGGAATATTTTGAAGTAAAAACAACTTTGGAAAGGAATCAATTACTATTAAAATGGATTAACAATTATGGTGAATTTCCTCAACATCAAGACAGTAAGAGGGCCTCATCTAATGTTTTACAAAAACCAGATTTAACTTGGATAGATAGCAATGGATTGAATTCAGAATTACAAATACTGCTCAAAGAGATTTATCAGAATAGATTCCAAGGTGAACATTTCTATGTTGGAACATTTCCGAGGATTGGTAATCCTGAATTCAAAAATGAAAAACCGTACTATGAAATGCCTTATCCTGATGAGGGGTTTCGACTTTTAACACTTTTCAAATATTGGAATATTGTTAACTACTTCTCTCCAAATAAGCATTTGACAGACAAGAATTGGGATGAAGTATTAACAGAGTACATTCCAAAATTTATCGATTCCAAAAATGAGTTGGAATACGAGTTGACAACACTAAAGTTGATAGGGGAAATTAGTGATTCTCATGCTAGAATCGGATTAGGAGGTCAAAAAATCAATGACCTAAGAGGAAATTATTATCCACCATTTGAGGTTCGGTTTATTCAAGGTAAATTGGTTGTCACGAATTATCACAATCCTGAGTTGATAAAAGAATCCGGATTGGAAATTGGAGATGTAATAACACATATTCAGGAAAGGGCGGTGGAGAGTGTTATTGATAGTTTGAAACCATACTATCCGGCATCCAATGATGCTGCAAGAATGAGGGATATTTCTCTTGATATTCTGCGTTCCAGAGAAAAAAATCTTTCTATTGGGTACATTTCGGAAGATAAAAAAATACAAGAAGTGATAAAGCTTTTTCCTAAGGATAGCCTTGACATAGTTAGATGGGATGTAAGTGATGGAAAACCAAGTCATAAATTCATTGATGACAATATTGGTTACATTACTTTGAGGTCTTTAGAAAAAAAGGATATTGAAAATATTAAAACCAAGTTTAGAAACACAAAAGGTATAATTATAGACATTCGCAATTACCCAAATACTTTTGTCCCTTATTCATTAGGGCCCTATTTTGTCTCTTCTACAAGACCTTTTGTTAAACTTACCGCTGCAAATATTGATAACCCCGGGGAAATATGTTTTGTTAAAGAACTGGAAGTTCCTAAATCCAATGATGCATATTCTGGTAAGTTAATTGTATTGGTTAATGAATATTCCCAAAGTCAGTCAGAATTCACGTGTATGGCCTTGCGAGTTGGAGACAATACAACAATTGTAGGAAGCACTACTGCGGGTGCTGATGGGAATGTTTCCAGTATAAGTTTGCCCGGAGGAATATCAACGCGTATTAGTGGGATGGGAATCTATTATCCAGATGGTACCGAAACACAAAGAGTCGGAATTGAACCTGATGTTGAGAGTAAGCCAACAATACAAGGTATTAAAAATGGAAGGGATGAGGTGTTGGAAAAGGCGATAGAACTTATAAATGAATAA
- a CDS encoding DUF998 domain-containing protein, producing the protein MKNNFIFWSASVGVFLFIIAAIIGGLQIEGYSHISQYISESYANGLPDSQYLRYAFILSGICFAIFGFLMPFVLPKSRPIKVLFLLFAIFYGLGTIVTGVFPCDIGCVMDPNTFSLSQFIHNLTGFLTYLIVPFSVILLGVYCRKQQDTKKFARTSFVSGTIALVFVLVLFSNPESKFIGLFQRIIEASILFWIMTVAFYVKKGSSR; encoded by the coding sequence ATGAAAAACAATTTTATTTTTTGGTCTGCAAGTGTTGGGGTCTTCTTATTCATAATTGCCGCAATTATAGGAGGTTTGCAAATTGAAGGTTATAGCCATATAAGCCAGTATATAAGTGAAAGTTATGCAAACGGTTTGCCTGATAGTCAATATTTGCGATATGCGTTTATTTTAAGCGGAATTTGTTTTGCCATCTTTGGGTTTTTGATGCCTTTTGTTTTGCCCAAGTCAAGGCCAATAAAAGTTCTTTTTTTACTGTTTGCCATTTTTTATGGATTGGGCACAATAGTCACTGGAGTTTTTCCTTGTGATATTGGTTGTGTAATGGATCCGAATACATTCAGTCTTTCACAATTCATTCATAATCTAACTGGTTTTTTAACTTACTTGATCGTCCCTTTCAGTGTAATTCTACTTGGGGTTTATTGTAGAAAACAGCAGGATACCAAAAAATTTGCTAGAACATCATTTGTTTCCGGAACAATAGCTTTGGTTTTTGTACTGGTATTGTTCTCAAATCCTGAAAGCAAGTTCATTGGACTGTTTCAAAGAATTATAGAAGCCAGCATTCTTTTTTGGATTATGACAGTAGCTTTTTACGTAAAAAAAGGAAGTTCAAGATAG
- a CDS encoding DinB family protein, translating into MRDKLEYIINDLTESFDGKPWYGDSVMKKLRTVNWKSVNEKVYGNKTTAVLLQHIINWRIFVIKKLQGDEVYDIIIDELNDWTPRIINNEREWEQMLQEISNTQSKILEQLGSFDDDLLDKLVPGKKYTFGPILRSVSQHDIYHLGQIAMLNTNAKT; encoded by the coding sequence ATGCGAGACAAACTGGAATACATAATAAATGATTTAACGGAGAGTTTTGATGGTAAACCGTGGTATGGCGATTCAGTTATGAAAAAACTGAGAACCGTAAACTGGAAATCTGTAAATGAAAAGGTTTATGGTAACAAGACCACTGCGGTTCTTTTACAACACATTATTAATTGGAGGATTTTTGTAATCAAGAAGTTACAGGGCGATGAAGTTTATGATATAATTATTGATGAACTCAATGACTGGACACCTCGTATTATTAATAACGAAAGAGAGTGGGAACAAATGTTGCAGGAAATTAGTAACACTCAAAGCAAAATTTTGGAGCAGTTAGGTAGTTTTGACGACGATTTGCTTGATAAATTGGTGCCAGGGAAGAAGTACACTTTTGGCCCAATTTTACGAAGCGTTTCCCAACATGATATTTACCATCTTGGACAGATCGCTATGCTAAACACCAACGCTAAAACTTAG